AATTTTACTCCGCCAAGTCTTGGTACAAGCATGTTGTAAATCAGTGCTGTAATGAATGAAAGTGTTGTATAAACCAGGAAAGCTCCAATAGGGTAAAGTATTATCATTGATATGCCTAGACTGGCAAATATTAGTGCTGCTCCCGGTAAAAATGCTGCTAATGCTCCAAAGGCAATCAGTAGTATAATTGCATATATAAGGCCTATTATAGCATTTATAGAAGCGGTCATCACTGTGAAAGGCACTGGTTCAATAGATTGTATTTCTTTAATGTCGACCATTTTTTCAACTCCTTTTTAATTATAATTTATTATATATTCCTAACTTTATATTAAATTTTCGTTTTATGGTTAGAATCATACAATAACTGTCTATTAAGAGTTTGAACTTGTTTCTTTGAGTATGCATTATGATCTACTTAACATATTTTTGTTATGCATAATTATTATAATCTGTATGATAAAATCAGAATTATTGGATTGAATTATAATTTAAAAGGCAGTTTTATAGATAAATTTAGTTTTAATTGATTAAAACATGTTTCGATAGATTTAATCCAGTAAAAGATAATAATTCTATTGCCTAATAATTGTATTTGAATTTAGTGATAGAAATGTTTAATTTACTAATCCTTCAAACTCCCATTGTATCTCACCGGACGTATATTTAAATACTTATCATTTAGACTAAATACTATGAGTAATAAATAAGATTCCACTCATATTGACAATATTTTCAATGAATTATCATTAGCTGACTGATCTCGATATAATATTTATTAATGGAGAAATATTAATGGAAAAAGAAAAACCTATTTTAGGGTATGATAAATTTTTGATGATGGCCATTATAAAGGAAGGTCCACTCAGTTTGGAGGAATTATGGGAAAAATCCATGTTATTTTTATCTTTGATCTGGTACCAGCAGTTACCTGGAAAAGGCCAGCCACTTATGGAAAGATTATTTTTCAAAGCTACTCGTTTACGCTCAGAACTGGAAGAGGTTAGAAATGATAAGTCTAATCATGGTGCTGAAATTGAAATGGATAAATTAATCAAAAAGGGTTGGATTAATCTAAATAAAGATGATAAATATGAATTAACCAAGGAAGGATTGAGTCAAGCTAAAATATATCGACAAAATATAAAAAAAGAGGCTGCTATGGTAGATAAGGAATTAAAACCTTCCACCACAGCTATGAATACAACATTTTTAGATGCATTCCTTGCGTTTCTTAAACTAGGTGGTGGATTAATAAGCGGTAGTATGGGTTTAATTGCCGATGGAAGTGATGCCACCATGGATACAGTCGAAGCTATCTTGGTTTGGCTGGGAATTAAATATCATCGAGAAAAATTAAGCACACTTCTAGTTGTAGCAGGATTATTTATTGCAGCCATTACAGTATTATTTGATTCCATCACCCATTTATTAGCGACATTTGGAGGACATGCAGAACCCATAACTATGCCTTATCTAGTTATAGCTGTTGAAGGAGTGGCTATATTATCTGCGTTTTTCCTTTTTTATTACCAACGTTTCGTTGGGAAAATCAACAATAGTTTAACTTTAATATCACAATCTGTAGATAGTAAAAATCATATTTTCATTGGTTCATCGGTTATTATAGGTGCCATTTTCGCAATTTACGGTGTTTACTTTGTTGATGCTCTAATCGGATTATTCGTAGGGGCAGGTATATTTAGAGATGCTGTAAGTTTACTTCGAGAAGCTATATTTGCTGAGAGAGGTGGAGAAGAAGATTACTCCAAAGAGTACAAACTTCCATTACAAGAATGTTGGGAAGAAAACAGATTAATAGCATTCAGAAACTGGATACTATACCTTTTATGGGAAGACCAGCAAAGAACACGCAAAGAAATAATTTCTTCACTCCATAGTACTTTCCATCCAGACAACTATATCCCTGTACTTAGTGAGCTCAAAGCTACTGGTTCAGAACCTTATGATTTCGATAATAAATTTAAAAATCTCATAAAACCATTAATAGAAGAAGAACTTTTAATTGAAGAAATAGAAGAGTACCTTCTAACCGAAAAAGGTGAGGAACACCTCAAAAATTTCATAAATAGCTTCAATAACTATGATGTGCGTCGTTCTGATGCCCTACTATTGGCTATGGCCCGAGATGAGAAGGAGGATAACTAAAATAATAAATATTTGATTATTTTTTGGTATCCAAACAATTGAGATAATAATTTATATTCTATTTTTCTTTTTTTTGGATAATTTATTTTTTTAGATGTAATTTAAATTAATAATAATATCAACTTATTCCCAAGGATTATAAAAAATATTCCACTAACATCACAAAATCGAATTAAGTGTATCTAGATAAAATCTGGAGAAAAATTTAAATCAAAAATGAAAATTTTTTCTTTCAAATAAAAAAGGTGTTATTTCCTAATTTTTTTATTTAAATTCCTTAGATAGTAATATATACAGTGCTAAATATTAATAAAACAACAGTCCTTGTGTCAGCACAAATTCTTAGCCCAAATCGTTATATACTATGAAATCAAATCTTGAAACTGTGCTTTTTACCTTGAATTTTACAAGCGAAGCAACATACATTTTAGTCCCTTGGGGTAGTGGCAATCCTGTGAGACTCTGGATCTTTCGACGGCGGTTCGACTCCGCCAGGGACTACTGATTAAATCACTGAACACCAGTATCAGTGATCAATAATTTTAGTTTTTTTTGTTGTAATTCCTAAAAATTCATTTTACCCCTATCTTGTTCAAGACCCCTAGACCAACTTATCAATATAGGTACATTTTTAACATTTGTAAATATTTGAGATGTGAACTACCCCTCCCTTTCGGAAGGAGCTTCTTCCTTCATTAAATCCACTAATGTGGTTTTTTTCAGAGAAGCTTTAATTTCCGTAGTTCCTACGATACTGATTAGATTAAGTGTAGTATGCTTGGTTATCGCATACGATACTATTAATTATTGTTAAACTATTATTTATATATAGGGTTGGATTCATCCCCACCCTCACACATGGGGTCTTCTCCAACATTAAGATAAATAATTCTTTAATATTACAAACTTATCATAAAATAATATCTTTATTGGATTACATTTTGATTCAAAAAAAACTAATGCAAATAGGAATAAGAAAATGAATCAAAAAATTATTATTTTGAATCATATCGAATTTTACTACTCATCAAATAAAATTTGGAAAAAAAATTGAAAGTAAAATTTGAATTTAAAAAACTAAATTAATAGAATAATTCAGCCATATTAAAGAATGTTGTTATCAATTAAGAATGGCAATTTTGGTATAGATATGGATATCAGATACTTTTCTTTATTATTCTAAACAATATTCAGATCTTCATGTGGAATTGAAAGGAAGTATTAATTTCTACCAACTAAAAAATCTCTGAGCTTATCCCTATTTATTCTTGCATTAACATCTAAAGGATTAATTTTTAAAGCTTCATTAAAGCATTTCATGCCCGCTTCTAGGTCTCCAGAATTAGCAAATGCTGCTCCTTTGTTAGTAAGAGCATTGGTATTTTCCGGATTTATGGTTAGTGCTTTGTTATAACATTCAATTGCAGAAGAATAATCTTCCATATCATAATATACCGCCCCCAAATTAACCAAGAGTTCTGTATTATTCTCATCCTTAGAAATAGCTTTATTGAATACATCTAAAGCTTCCCTATATTTTTTAAGTATTCTTAAAACATTTCCCTTGTTGTTAAGAGCTTGAATAAAATTTGGATCAATTTCCAATGCTTTATCATAGCATTTTATTGCTTCATTATACTGGCCATTCTCAAAAAAGGCAATTCCTTCGTTATTCCATTCTCCAGGATGTTTGGGCATAAAAATATTCTCCTAAACTTCAGTATATTAATTTATTATAAACCTGAGATGTATTATATTTCAAATCATTTGAATTTCTGCATTAATATTCACAGAACTTTTTTTCCTAATTTATGGTATAATAAATTTTAATTTAAATTAGTTCTTGTTAAAAATTATTTAATTATAAAATAAGAATAAAATTATTAATATTCAATTGAAAATTTACATCTAGGAGGATTAGGACCTAAAAGATAGCTATGTGCAATTTTTCCATCTATACTTGCCCATTTTAATGTGAGTTCTGCCATTGCCTTACACATTAGGCAGTATATTTTATTATCCTTTATTTTTGGACCCCACAAGCATTCGACAACTCTAAATTCATCTGCGCTTGTTTCCACACTGTAGCCTAAGTTTGAAAACATATGAGCCATCCAGGCAATATATTCAGATTGAACCTTTCTTAAATATTCAGGATCATCAATAAAATCATGTTGAACTTTAAGTTCTCTCTTAAATTTTACCTTCATATTATCCTCAAAAAACTTGGCAAATTCTCGTAAAAAACTTGCTGTATCTTCTATTCGTATCTGAGATGTGAGTGCAGGTGTAGAACTCAACATGAAGTCTTTTACAGTACTCATACGTTCTTTTTCTTCAAATTCTTTGGTTTTGTGTTGAAAATCTCTTCTTAAAAGAGCTATTTCTATACTGTATTTAAGTTCTGTATCATCAAAAGGTTTTATAACATAACCTGAGGGTCTAGTCAATTTGGCCCTTTCAAAAGTATCTGCATCTGCATGTGCAGTCAGGTATATAACAGGTACATCAAAACGTTGTGAAATACGTTCCACAGCATCTATTCCATCCATATCTCCTCTTAACACAATATCTGCCAGAATAAGATCTGTACCTTTTTCATTTGATATCTGAATAGCTTCTTCTCCAGATCCTGCGAGTCCTACTACTTCGTAACCCCAGCCTTCAAGCTTAGTCTGTATTTCAAGGGCAGTAATATTCTCATCTTCAATTACTAGAATTTTTTCTTCAGGAACTAGAAACACCTCCTCAACATGTTATACTTAACTATATGTCTAACTTAAATTGTTTATATAATCTTCTGGAAAATTTCATCTCCAATTAATTATTAATAACTATTACAAAATCTAGGGATTATGTTTTACAAATTATATTAAACAAAAATTAATCAATATTTATAAGATTATATGTTTAACATTTACAATTGATTTATAAATTTGTAAATATCTATTTTTTTCATTGAATTACAAAAATCTAACTTGAAACTATATTTAGCCCAGTATAAGTTTCTGTGGATTCACACCACACATTAATTTAATCTCATCCATTGAAATACCATATTCAAACATGGTACTAATAAACATCTTCAAACCATTAACAGGAAGAGGGTTATGGATTTGACCAAAATCTGTAGCCATTAAACATCTCTTTGCACCAATTTCCTTTATTGAATCTCCAATTATCATTGGATCGAGGTTATCGTGCATCTCCATACAAGCAACAAAACAGTGTTCTAAATAAGCATAACTAGCCATTTCCACTTGTTCATCTATAGTTGCACCAACTACTCCAGTTAATGGATGATTAACAATTATCTTCCAAATTCCCAGAGTCTTAGCCATATCTATCAAACTAAATATATCTGATGGTTTCATATGTCCCGTTCCAATAACCATGTTATTTTCAGCAACTACATGCAATATCTCTTCAATCTTAACCCAATCCATTTCCATGGTTGGATATGAAACTGTTGGAAACCAAACAAATCTACCTCCAATTTCAGCGGAAGCTTTGACAGCTTCGGGATTTAATCCTCCAACACTATTATTGAGTACCACACCCCCAAAAACTGGAAAGCTAGCCACTTCAGAAGCAATGATTGCCCTACCTGATGTTGGTTCTAAATGAGATTTTAAAACTATTGAATGCATTTTCTCATTTTTAGCACTCAAAACAGCTCCAATATCTGTTTGTAATCTGGGTTTAATATCCGGACTTGTATGAATATGTGTATCTGAAAGGTTCTTCAGTGGATAGTCTTCATCAGAAAATTCCTTAATATGATACTCGTTTTTTAACTTCGTCATAGAGGTTTCCCCCTGTTGAATCCATTGTAACAATTAATGGCCCAAATTCTTTAACTTCCAGTTCCCAAACTGCTTCAGGAACACCAAGATCAAGCCAGTGAACACTGTTAACCTTCACCACTGATTTAACATATAGTGCTGCACATCCACCAACTGCTGATAGGTATGCTTTTTTATTTCTAACCAGAGCCTTTGAAGTCTCTTCATCCATACCACCCTTTCCAACAATAAGCCCTGCACCCATGTCTAAGATTTTATGTTCATATGGATTCATCCTAGTGCTTGTTGTAGGGCCAACAGCAATCATATCGTATTTATCATCTGTTTTTTTTATTATAGGACCTGCATGAAAAATAACAGAACCTTTAATATCAATTGGAGATCCTTTTTCAACCATTCTTTTATGGGCACTGTCTCTTGCAGTATAAATGGTTCCTGAGATGTAAACAATATCTCCAATCCTTAAATTTGCTGTTTCCTCCGATGAAATTGGGGTTTCAAGTTTCACATTCATAGATTCACCTTTTATCAATCCTAAGTTTATTGTTGAATATTTGGGAAATTTCAGTTATTAACATCTTATCTTAGAAAAAACCTAAAATTCTTGAAATATATTGATAAGAACATATATGAGAACAAATTGGATATACTTGACTACTTAAAAAAAGAATTTGATAAAAACTTCAAGAATTATCTCTGATCATAAAAAATTATCCAATTGGTACAATAAAATATATGATTATTAAATTTGGATAAAATTACATTTGTGAACCGCTATTCGGGCTGTTAAAACGGTTTATATTCAATTTTTTTGTTTTTCTATAGTTTAAAGATTGATTTATTCTTTCATAGAATTTTTTAAACCTGTTTATATGGATTATAAATAGTTCCTTGGTTTTGTCAGCATCTTTAGGCATTATTCGATTAGGAATGATTATTGTGACTTCTATTGATAATGTTTGTAGTGATTCATTATATTCTATTTCAGAAGTCATGGAGTATTCATTATCAAGATATAAGTTTTGATTGTTTAATCTGTTACTTATAAATCGATATTGTTCTCTGTTAACTCCTGTATCTACAAATTTAATTACCATATCGGTTGCAAAGGGTTTATTTACTTTTATTTCACATTCATTAAATTTTAACATTTA
This sequence is a window from Methanobacterium sp. SMA-27. Protein-coding genes within it:
- a CDS encoding cation diffusion facilitator family transporter, with amino-acid sequence MEKEKPILGYDKFLMMAIIKEGPLSLEELWEKSMLFLSLIWYQQLPGKGQPLMERLFFKATRLRSELEEVRNDKSNHGAEIEMDKLIKKGWINLNKDDKYELTKEGLSQAKIYRQNIKKEAAMVDKELKPSTTAMNTTFLDAFLAFLKLGGGLISGSMGLIADGSDATMDTVEAILVWLGIKYHREKLSTLLVVAGLFIAAITVLFDSITHLLATFGGHAEPITMPYLVIAVEGVAILSAFFLFYYQRFVGKINNSLTLISQSVDSKNHIFIGSSVIIGAIFAIYGVYFVDALIGLFVGAGIFRDAVSLLREAIFAERGGEEDYSKEYKLPLQECWEENRLIAFRNWILYLLWEDQQRTRKEIISSLHSTFHPDNYIPVLSELKATGSEPYDFDNKFKNLIKPLIEEELLIEEIEEYLLTEKGEEHLKNFINSFNNYDVRRSDALLLAMARDEKEDN
- a CDS encoding tetratricopeptide repeat protein, which gives rise to MPKHPGEWNNEGIAFFENGQYNEAIKCYDKALEIDPNFIQALNNKGNVLRILKKYREALDVFNKAISKDENNTELLVNLGAVYYDMEDYSSAIECYNKALTINPENTNALTNKGAAFANSGDLEAGMKCFNEALKINPLDVNARINRDKLRDFLVGRN
- a CDS encoding methanogen output domain 1-containing protein; amino-acid sequence: MFLVPEEKILVIEDENITALEIQTKLEGWGYEVVGLAGSGEEAIQISNEKGTDLILADIVLRGDMDGIDAVERISQRFDVPVIYLTAHADADTFERAKLTRPSGYVIKPFDDTELKYSIEIALLRRDFQHKTKEFEEKERMSTVKDFMLSSTPALTSQIRIEDTASFLREFAKFFEDNMKVKFKRELKVQHDFIDDPEYLRKVQSEYIAWMAHMFSNLGYSVETSADEFRVVECLWGPKIKDNKIYCLMCKAMAELTLKWASIDGKIAHSYLLGPNPPRCKFSIEY
- a CDS encoding DUF6282 family protein gives rise to the protein MTKLKNEYHIKEFSDEDYPLKNLSDTHIHTSPDIKPRLQTDIGAVLSAKNEKMHSIVLKSHLEPTSGRAIIASEVASFPVFGGVVLNNSVGGLNPEAVKASAEIGGRFVWFPTVSYPTMEMDWVKIEEILHVVAENNMVIGTGHMKPSDIFSLIDMAKTLGIWKIIVNHPLTGVVGATIDEQVEMASYAYLEHCFVACMEMHDNLDPMIIGDSIKEIGAKRCLMATDFGQIHNPLPVNGLKMFISTMFEYGISMDEIKLMCGVNPQKLILG
- a CDS encoding FumA C-terminus/TtdB family hydratase beta subunit, encoding MNVKLETPISSEETANLRIGDIVYISGTIYTARDSAHKRMVEKGSPIDIKGSVIFHAGPIIKKTDDKYDMIAVGPTTSTRMNPYEHKILDMGAGLIVGKGGMDEETSKALVRNKKAYLSAVGGCAALYVKSVVKVNSVHWLDLGVPEAVWELEVKEFGPLIVTMDSTGGNLYDEVKKRVSY